The Edaphobacter sp. 12200R-103 genome contains a region encoding:
- a CDS encoding porin family protein produces the protein MDFSVGVFGQLTQARIPTTSQQFGDGLFTTQRSQSASPSAGVLGTFHQQFTRWIGYNVNVGYTRLTESYSSGIAFVPSATSSTALTTNFIRGSIGTNVVETTVAAVAQGPRNRRFSTFAQFGGGGLFFVRFTHLDGYNKQIRPTMVFGVGMNYRLTEHLGLRAEYRGLFYKSPDFAPTLNYLPVTRMFTVTNQPAVSLTYTFGGR, from the coding sequence ATGGATTTCTCCGTTGGCGTCTTTGGACAATTGACGCAGGCGCGTATCCCGACCACCTCGCAGCAATTTGGCGACGGTCTCTTCACGACGCAGAGGTCTCAAAGTGCCTCTCCTTCCGCAGGAGTGCTGGGGACCTTCCACCAGCAATTCACACGATGGATAGGCTACAACGTGAATGTCGGCTATACGCGCCTTACGGAAAGCTATTCCTCTGGAATTGCCTTTGTTCCATCGGCGACGTCCTCAACCGCTCTAACCACGAACTTTATACGCGGGTCGATCGGGACCAATGTTGTTGAGACGACGGTTGCAGCTGTGGCGCAAGGCCCACGGAATCGGCGCTTCAGCACCTTTGCTCAATTCGGTGGCGGCGGCCTGTTCTTCGTACGTTTCACTCATCTGGATGGGTACAACAAGCAGATTCGGCCAACGATGGTCTTTGGCGTAGGAATGAACTATCGCCTTACAGAGCATCTAGGTCTCAGAGCTGAATACCGAGGGCTGTTCTATAAGAGTCCGGATTTCGCTCCGACACTGAATTACCTTCCGGTTACTAGGATGTTTACGGTGACCAACCAGCCTGCTGTCAGTTTGACCTACACCTTCGGCGGCCGGTAA